The DNA region CTCGGGTGTCCagggctgcgccgcgcccaaggCCAACCAGCCATCCATCGATCTTGTCGCCGAGTTTGAGGGCTTCAATCCTAACGTTTGTAAGTGAACTCCAGACGGCAAAACGGGGATACGCGGCTGACGGCAACAGACAAGGATCCCGTCGGCAAAGACACCGTCGGCTACGGCCATCTCTGCCAGCAGGCTGGGTGTGCCGAGGTCAAGTACCCGATCCCGCTGTCGGTTGAGAACGGCAAGAAGCTCCTCAGTGATGACCTGGCTGTAAGTAGCTACGTAATGACTTGTTTTATGTATTGCAGACACAGCTAACAACGATGGGACCTAGGTCGCTGAGACTTGCATCACCATGTCAACTGCGCAGGCAGTGACGCTCAACGCCAACCAGTACGGCGCGCTCGTGAGCTGGGCCTTTAACATTGGCTGCCCGCAGACGCGCAGCTCAGACCTCATCAAGGGTCTCAACGCAGGACGCGCCCCTGGCGACATTGTCCCCATCGAGCTGCCGAAGTGGAACAAGGCCGGCGGTCAGGTCCTGCCTGGCCTtactcgccgccgcaaggcTGAGCTGGACTTGTTTAACACGGCAACTGGAGACGGTGCGCTGCCCGCACCCGGCTGCTGAGCTGGCTTGTCATCGTGTATATACTCGAGGGAA from Purpureocillium takamizusanense chromosome 3, complete sequence includes:
- a CDS encoding Lysozyme (CAZy:GH24~COG:O~SECRETED:SignalP(1-22~SECRETED:cutsite=VQG-CA~SECRETED:prob=0.6313)~EggNog:ENOG503P2E0) — its product is MVQISTQTAVVTLLGIASGVQGCAAPKANQPSIDLVAEFEGFNPNVYKDPVGKDTVGYGHLCQQAGCAEVKYPIPLSVENGKKLLSDDLAVAETCITMSTAQAVTLNANQYGALVSWAFNIGCPQTRSSDLIKGLNAGRAPGDIVPIELPKWNKAGGQVLPGLTRRRKAELDLFNTATGDGALPAPGC